A genomic region of Pseudomonas sp. KU43P contains the following coding sequences:
- a CDS encoding N-acetylmuramoyl-L-alanine amidase, producing the protein MKALFSALLLIVLAGCSTGLRIDRSHPSANQDERIQFVVLHYTNASLERSLALLTHGEVSAHYLIGDGPATVYQLVDENRRAWHAGDSQWQGRTWLNSSSIGIEIVNPGFDDTPNGRVWYPYTEAQIQSLIALLKDIVKRNHIEPRHIIGHSDIAPLRKLDPGPLFPWKRLAEAGLGVWPEANAVARQQAYFSANPPSIGWYQQELARFGYAIEQTGQLDVATRHVIAAFQMRFRPQRFDGTPDAQTAAILHVLNRTR; encoded by the coding sequence ATGAAAGCGCTGTTTTCCGCATTGTTGCTGATCGTTCTAGCCGGCTGTTCAACAGGCCTGCGGATCGATCGCAGCCATCCCTCGGCCAACCAGGATGAACGTATCCAGTTCGTTGTCCTGCATTACACCAACGCTTCGCTTGAGCGATCGCTGGCGCTGCTTACCCACGGTGAAGTCAGCGCCCATTACCTGATTGGCGACGGCCCTGCCACGGTCTATCAACTGGTCGACGAAAACCGCCGTGCCTGGCATGCCGGTGACAGCCAGTGGCAGGGCCGCACGTGGCTGAACTCTAGCTCCATCGGCATCGAGATCGTCAACCCTGGGTTCGACGATACCCCCAATGGCCGTGTGTGGTACCCCTACACCGAGGCGCAGATCCAGTCGCTGATCGCCTTGCTCAAGGACATCGTCAAGCGCAACCACATCGAGCCCCGGCATATTATCGGCCACAGTGACATCGCACCGTTGCGCAAGCTCGATCCAGGGCCATTGTTCCCGTGGAAGCGCCTGGCCGAAGCCGGGCTTGGTGTGTGGCCTGAAGCCAACGCCGTTGCCCGGCAGCAGGCCTATTTCAGCGCCAACCCGCCGAGCATCGGCTGGTATCAGCAGGAGCTGGCACGCTTTGGCTACGCTATAGAACAGACGGGGCAGCTCGATGTTGCCACGCGCCATGTCATCGCGGCCTTCCAGATGCGGTTCCGCCCACAGCGCTTCGATGGCACGCCTGATGCCCAGACCGCGGCGATCTTGCACGTGCTCAACCGCACGCGCTAA
- the yihA gene encoding ribosome biogenesis GTP-binding protein YihA/YsxC: protein MQVKNPILGLCQKAKFALSAAKVEQCPDDQGYEVAFAGRSNAGKSSALNTLTHASLARTSKTPGRTQLLNFFSLDDERRLVDLPGYGYAKVPIPLKQHWQRHLEAYLGSRECLRGVILMMDVRHPMTDFDKMMLDWAKASGMPMHILLTKADKLTHGAGKNTLLKVQSEIRKGWGDGVTIQLFSAPKRLGLEEAYKVLADWMELEDKPVA, encoded by the coding sequence ATGCAAGTCAAGAACCCCATCCTCGGCCTCTGCCAGAAAGCCAAATTCGCCCTCAGCGCAGCCAAGGTCGAACAATGCCCAGACGACCAGGGTTACGAGGTGGCTTTCGCCGGCCGTTCCAACGCCGGCAAATCCAGCGCCCTCAATACCCTGACTCATGCCAGCCTGGCGCGTACTTCGAAAACTCCAGGGCGCACCCAGCTGTTGAATTTCTTCAGTCTGGACGATGAACGGCGTTTGGTCGACCTGCCGGGCTACGGATATGCAAAAGTCCCGATTCCGCTCAAGCAGCACTGGCAGCGTCACCTGGAAGCCTACCTGGGCAGCCGCGAGTGCCTGCGCGGTGTAATCCTCATGATGGACGTGCGCCATCCGATGACCGACTTCGACAAGATGATGCTCGACTGGGCCAAGGCCAGCGGCATGCCGATGCACATCCTGTTGACCAAGGCCGACAAGCTGACCCACGGCGCGGGCAAGAACACCCTGCTCAAGGTGCAGTCGGAAATTCGCAAGGGCTGGGGTGATGGCGTGACCATCCAGTTGTTCTCTGCACCCAAGCGGCTGGGGTTGGAAGAGGCCTACAAGGTACTGGCCGACTGGATGGAGCTGGAAGACAAGCCGGTGGCCTGA
- a CDS encoding diguanylate cyclase: MTEEAERWKEKYLKSIEQQEKLERRWAARLDLLRRGLVRSSLAAEGSDKVVDQCMKEMREVIRTDNMDAGLAGLIPRLEKAVLDSEQRRETRMNQVSDALTALVTQLQGLPLPGEVSRPLKKLAKKLDSGVSQSRELPPLLGELSGLQGRALSSLGKADEHARPGLLQRLFGNREGEPQEPSDSDPAPITVDAEVETAQKPLPDGPVLVDLPPRDVDELSPLAGPASDETALPAPEPAVVEPPAKAEPEPEVQAPGSEAEPIALSPTLPEAPTAETQALANLEEAFGEDGPYSLPDAVEPPYSQVAAHIEQTLIGLLDDLSLPERHKAQAMAMRERVARGLNWYELIPVLDDLAVLMLAITDSGQHEFETYLQQLNERLESFQSHLHEASAGHADNSSAARELDSQLREQVDGLQSSVQGAVDVDSLKHILENRLEGLLVTMDDHQQERDRREQELAGRLQGLAERVASMEQEALGYREHLEEQRQKALIDPLTGLPNRAAWSEQVEREMLDWQEHGGHLAMAILDLDHFKRINDGYGHLAGDKVLKIVADQLRKRLRARDFIARFGGEEFVVLLPQTSPAAAAQVAEGLRAAIEACPFHFKGERVVITTSIGLSTFRAGERGDQVLKRADAALYRAKDQGRNRVEQS, from the coding sequence ATGACCGAAGAAGCCGAGCGCTGGAAAGAAAAGTACCTGAAAAGCATCGAGCAGCAGGAAAAGCTCGAGCGTCGCTGGGCAGCGCGCCTCGACTTGCTGCGTCGAGGCCTGGTGCGCAGTTCCCTTGCCGCAGAAGGCAGCGACAAGGTCGTCGACCAATGCATGAAGGAAATGCGCGAGGTCATCCGGACCGACAACATGGACGCCGGCCTCGCCGGGCTGATCCCGCGCCTGGAAAAGGCTGTGCTCGACTCCGAGCAGCGCCGCGAAACGCGCATGAACCAGGTCAGCGATGCACTGACCGCGCTGGTGACCCAGCTACAAGGCCTGCCGCTGCCCGGTGAGGTTTCCCGCCCGCTGAAGAAGCTGGCAAAGAAACTCGATAGCGGTGTCAGCCAGTCGCGCGAACTGCCCCCGTTGCTGGGTGAGCTCAGCGGGCTGCAGGGGCGTGCACTGTCATCGCTGGGCAAAGCGGATGAACATGCCAGGCCAGGTCTGCTGCAACGCTTGTTCGGTAACCGTGAGGGCGAGCCTCAGGAACCGAGCGATTCCGATCCTGCGCCTATCACCGTCGACGCAGAGGTTGAAACAGCGCAGAAGCCCTTGCCGGACGGCCCTGTTCTGGTGGACCTGCCGCCCCGAGATGTCGATGAGTTAAGCCCGCTTGCTGGTCCTGCGTCGGATGAAACTGCCCTGCCTGCGCCCGAGCCGGCGGTTGTGGAGCCACCCGCGAAAGCCGAGCCTGAGCCAGAGGTACAGGCGCCTGGCTCGGAAGCGGAGCCAATCGCACTATCGCCAACGCTGCCTGAGGCCCCGACAGCCGAAACTCAAGCGTTGGCGAACCTTGAGGAAGCCTTTGGCGAAGACGGCCCCTATTCCCTCCCGGACGCCGTCGAGCCGCCCTACAGCCAAGTTGCGGCGCACATTGAGCAGACACTGATCGGCCTGCTTGATGACCTCAGCCTGCCCGAGCGCCACAAGGCGCAGGCAATGGCGATGCGCGAGCGGGTGGCGCGCGGGCTGAACTGGTACGAACTGATACCGGTGCTCGATGACCTGGCTGTGCTCATGCTTGCCATCACCGACAGTGGCCAGCACGAGTTCGAAACCTACTTACAGCAGCTCAATGAACGTCTGGAAAGCTTCCAGAGCCATCTGCACGAGGCCAGTGCCGGCCATGCCGACAACAGTTCCGCCGCCCGCGAGTTGGACAGCCAGTTGCGCGAGCAGGTGGACGGCCTGCAGAGCAGCGTGCAGGGCGCGGTCGATGTGGACAGCCTCAAGCACATTCTGGAAAACCGCCTGGAAGGCCTGTTGGTCACGATGGACGACCACCAGCAGGAGCGCGACCGCCGCGAACAGGAGCTGGCCGGGCGTCTGCAAGGCCTGGCTGAACGTGTCGCGAGCATGGAGCAAGAAGCTTTGGGCTATCGCGAGCATCTGGAAGAACAGCGGCAGAAAGCCCTGATCGACCCGCTGACCGGCCTGCCCAATCGCGCCGCCTGGAGCGAGCAGGTCGAGCGCGAGATGCTCGACTGGCAGGAACATGGCGGCCACCTGGCGATGGCGATTCTCGACCTGGACCACTTCAAGCGCATCAACGATGGATATGGCCACCTGGCCGGCGACAAGGTGCTGAAGATTGTCGCCGACCAGCTGCGCAAACGCCTGCGGGCGCGGGATTTCATCGCTCGTTTCGGCGGTGAAGAGTTCGTCGTGTTGCTGCCGCAGACCTCACCTGCGGCCGCAGCCCAGGTTGCCGAAGGACTGCGCGCCGCGATCGAGGCCTGCCCGTTCCACTTCAAAGGCGAGCGCGTGGTCATCACCACGTCAATCGGCCTGAGCACATTCCGCGCTGGCGAGCGCGGCGATCAGGTGCTCAAGCGTGCCGACGCGGCGCTCTACCGGGCCAAGGACCAGGGCCGTAACCGGGTGGAACAAAGCTGA
- a CDS encoding c-type cytochrome: MNKLVVSLLLTMGVAGAATAADPIKGDAAAGQAKTAVCGACHNPDGNSLAPNFPKLAGQGQRYLEKQLHDIKSGKRTVLEMTGMLANFSDQDLADIAAYFSSQKGSVGAADPKLVERGRALFNGGDLSKGMPACIGCHSPNGAGIALAGFPHLGGQHSQYVAKQLTDFREGDRTNDGDAAIMRSISSKLSNHDIQALSSYIQGLH; encoded by the coding sequence ATGAACAAACTAGTCGTGAGTCTGCTGTTGACCATGGGTGTCGCCGGTGCAGCCACTGCTGCTGACCCCATCAAAGGCGATGCCGCCGCCGGCCAGGCCAAAACGGCCGTTTGTGGGGCCTGCCACAACCCCGACGGCAACAGCCTGGCGCCGAACTTCCCGAAACTGGCCGGCCAGGGCCAGCGCTACCTGGAGAAACAGCTGCACGACATCAAGTCGGGCAAGCGAACCGTGCTGGAAATGACCGGCATGCTGGCCAATTTCAGCGACCAGGACCTGGCCGACATTGCCGCCTACTTCTCCAGCCAGAAAGGCAGCGTGGGGGCCGCCGATCCCAAACTGGTCGAGCGAGGCCGCGCGCTATTCAACGGCGGTGACCTGTCCAAGGGCATGCCGGCCTGCATCGGTTGCCATTCGCCCAACGGCGCAGGGATCGCCCTTGCCGGCTTCCCGCACCTGGGCGGCCAGCATTCGCAGTACGTGGCCAAGCAGCTCACCGACTTCCGGGAAGGCGACCGCACCAACGATGGCGATGCGGCCATCATGCGCAGCATCTCCAGCAAGCTGAGCAACCATGACATTCAGGCGCTGTCGAGCTACATCCAGGGCCTGCATTAA
- a CDS encoding c-type cytochrome: MAKWLLAVGMFLPFFSAQATQDPEALYNRTCAACHAGQLPQAPKRGDRAAWEPRLAKGMEVLQTHVTQGFKAMPPRGLCMDCSAEDYRLVILWMSGSPDT, translated from the coding sequence ATGGCGAAATGGCTGCTTGCTGTCGGTATGTTCCTGCCGTTTTTCAGCGCACAGGCTACACAGGATCCCGAGGCGTTGTACAACCGCACATGTGCGGCCTGTCACGCCGGGCAGTTGCCACAGGCACCCAAACGGGGTGACCGGGCAGCGTGGGAGCCAAGGCTGGCGAAAGGCATGGAGGTACTCCAGACGCATGTTACCCAGGGTTTCAAGGCTATGCCGCCGCGTGGATTGTGCATGGACTGCAGTGCCGAGGACTACCGTTTGGTCATCCTTTGGATGAGCGGCAGTCCCGATACATAA
- a CDS encoding DUF2782 domain-containing protein produces MRTLNRLLLLGLLATMPVVTLAAEDAPSADPEVTIRTEGDKTIQEYRQNGFLYAIKITPKNGKPYFLVRADGSDGNFIRSDQPDMLIPSWKIFEW; encoded by the coding sequence ATGCGTACACTCAATCGCCTGTTACTGCTCGGCCTGTTGGCAACCATGCCAGTCGTCACCCTGGCGGCGGAAGACGCCCCCTCGGCAGATCCCGAGGTGACCATTCGCACGGAAGGCGATAAAACCATCCAGGAATACCGGCAGAACGGCTTCCTGTATGCGATCAAGATCACGCCGAAAAACGGCAAGCCTTACTTTCTGGTACGCGCTGATGGCTCTGATGGCAATTTCATTCGTTCCGACCAGCCGGACATGCTGATCCCGTCCTGGAAGATCTTCGAGTGGTAA
- a CDS encoding endonuclease/exonuclease/phosphatase family protein, with product MRRFRSARGIGLHQPQVNEHHLQAPGLPEDGRLRLLSFNIQVGISTERYRHYLTRSWQHLLPHIGRAGNLQKIGDLLSDFDLVALQEADGGSLRSGYVNQVEHLAHLGAFPYWYQQLNRNLGRFAQHSNGVLSRLKPQLLEDHPLPGPAGRGAILVRFGEGEDALIVVMMHLALGAKTRARQLAYIRELIGGYRHQVLMGDMNTHATDLLDHSPLRDLGLIAPQVEATFPSWRPQRCLDHILLSSSLTLERVEVLAQPISDHLPVAVEIRLPDALTVDTLPVLR from the coding sequence ATGCGCCGTTTCCGATCCGCGCGTGGCATTGGCCTGCACCAGCCGCAGGTCAACGAGCATCACCTGCAGGCCCCTGGCCTGCCTGAGGATGGTCGCCTGCGGCTGCTCAGCTTCAATATCCAGGTCGGCATCAGCACCGAGCGCTACCGCCATTACCTGACCCGCAGCTGGCAGCACCTGCTGCCGCACATTGGGCGCGCAGGCAACCTGCAGAAGATTGGCGACCTGCTCAGCGACTTCGACCTGGTAGCCCTGCAGGAAGCCGATGGCGGCAGCCTGCGTTCTGGCTACGTCAACCAGGTGGAACACCTCGCCCACCTGGGCGCATTCCCCTACTGGTACCAGCAGCTCAACCGCAACCTGGGGCGCTTCGCCCAGCACAGCAACGGTGTGCTCAGCCGCCTCAAGCCACAACTTCTCGAGGATCACCCCCTGCCCGGCCCCGCCGGCCGCGGTGCGATCCTGGTACGTTTCGGCGAAGGTGAAGACGCGCTGATCGTGGTCATGATGCACCTGGCATTGGGTGCCAAGACCCGTGCCCGGCAACTGGCCTATATCCGTGAGCTGATCGGTGGGTACCGCCATCAGGTGCTCATGGGCGACATGAACACCCATGCGACCGACCTGCTTGACCACTCCCCCCTGCGCGACCTGGGCCTGATCGCCCCTCAGGTCGAAGCGACGTTCCCCAGCTGGCGCCCCCAGCGCTGCCTGGACCATATCTTGCTCAGCTCGAGCCTGACCCTGGAGCGGGTCGAGGTGCTGGCGCAGCCGATTTCCGACCACCTTCCGGTCGCTGTAGAGATCCGATTGCCTGATGCACTGACTGTGGATACGCTGCCGGTCTTGCGCTAG
- the dsbA gene encoding thiol:disulfide interchange protein DsbA has protein sequence MRKLILSAALVAASVFGMTAAQAAEPATAGKEYIELSNPVAVSKPGKIEVVELFWYGCPHCYHFEPTINPWVDKLPEDVNFKRVPAMFGGPWDAHGQMFLTLEAMGVEHSVHAAVFDAIQNQHKRLIKPDEMADFLATQGVDKDKFLATFNSFAIKGQVIQAKELAKKYEVTGVPSMVVNGKYRFDLGTAGGPDGVLNVADQLIAKERAAK, from the coding sequence ATGCGTAAACTGATTCTCAGCGCTGCGCTGGTCGCTGCCAGCGTATTCGGTATGACTGCCGCCCAGGCCGCGGAGCCTGCCACTGCCGGCAAGGAATACATCGAGCTGAGCAACCCTGTTGCGGTATCCAAACCCGGCAAGATCGAAGTGGTCGAGCTGTTCTGGTACGGCTGCCCTCACTGCTACCATTTCGAGCCGACCATCAACCCATGGGTGGATAAACTGCCTGAGGACGTCAACTTCAAACGCGTACCCGCCATGTTCGGCGGCCCGTGGGATGCCCACGGCCAGATGTTCCTGACCCTCGAAGCCATGGGCGTTGAGCACAGCGTTCACGCAGCCGTCTTCGATGCCATCCAGAACCAGCACAAGCGCTTGATCAAACCTGACGAAATGGCCGATTTCCTCGCCACCCAAGGCGTCGACAAGGACAAGTTCCTCGCTACCTTCAATTCGTTCGCCATCAAAGGCCAGGTCATCCAGGCCAAGGAACTGGCCAAAAAGTATGAAGTCACCGGCGTACCGAGCATGGTGGTCAACGGCAAGTACCGCTTCGACCTGGGCACCGCCGGTGGCCCGGACGGCGTGCTGAACGTAGCCGACCAACTGATCGCCAAGGAGCGCGCCGCTAAGTAA
- the polA gene encoding DNA polymerase I gives MSQAPLVLVDGSSYLYRAFHALPPLTTSKGMPTGAVKGVLNMLKSLRKQYPDSPFAVVFDAKGGTFRDAMFAEYKANRPSMPDDLRVQVEPLHASVKALGYPLLCVEGVEADDVIGTLARSSAALGRPVIISTGDKDMAQLVDGHITLVNTMTGSVLDVAGVHEKFGVGPEHIIDFLALMGDKVDNIPGVPGVGEKTAVGLLTGIGGGLSDLYANLDKVPALAIRGAKTLPAKLEEHRDAAFLSYELATIKVDVPLDVEVDALLCGEPDREALLALYTEMEFKSWIADIQREAAKAGDDIAQVEEPAAKVEPKYETILDQARFDAWVEKLRQAPLFAFDTETTSLDAQQAQLVGLSFAVQAHEAAYVPLAHDYEGAPVQLDREAVLLALKPLLEDPAKAKVGQNAKYDINILANGTPAIEMRGVAYDTMLESYVLNSTATRHDMDSLAQKYLDHTTIAFEDIAGKGAKQLTFNQIDLDKAGPYAAEDADITLRLHQALQVRLAKTPSVQPVLMDIEMPLVPVLAKIERQGALVDAALLQVQSGELGVKMAELEQRAYALAGEEFNLGSPKQLGSILYDKLGMPVLSKTAKGQPSTAEAVLDELAEQGYPLPEVLMQYRSLSKLKSTYTDKLPGQINPRTGRIHTSYQQAVAATGRLSSSDPNLQNIPIRTAEGRRIRQAFVASPGYTLLAADYSQIELRIMAHLAKDEGLLHAFRNNLDVHRATAAEVFGVALEAVTTDQRRSAKAINFGLIYGMSAFGLAKQIGVDRKQSQDYIDRYFARYPGVLAYMERTRAQAAEQGFVETLFGRRLYLPDINAKNPALRKGAERTAINAPMQGTAADIIKRAMVNVDNWLSQSGLDARVILQVHDELVLEVREDLVDQVKDEIRGHMSSAAQLDVPLLVEVGIGANWDEAH, from the coding sequence ATGAGCCAAGCGCCCCTCGTCCTGGTGGACGGTTCCTCCTACCTCTACCGCGCTTTCCACGCACTGCCGCCGCTGACCACTTCCAAGGGCATGCCCACCGGCGCGGTCAAGGGTGTGCTGAACATGCTCAAGAGCCTGCGCAAACAGTACCCGGACAGCCCGTTTGCCGTGGTGTTCGACGCCAAGGGTGGCACCTTCCGCGATGCCATGTTCGCTGAATACAAGGCCAACCGCCCGAGCATGCCAGACGACTTGCGCGTTCAGGTCGAGCCGCTGCACGCCAGCGTCAAGGCACTGGGTTACCCGCTGCTGTGCGTCGAAGGTGTGGAGGCTGACGACGTGATCGGTACCCTGGCGCGCAGCAGCGCGGCCCTGGGCCGGCCGGTGATCATCTCGACCGGTGACAAGGACATGGCGCAGTTGGTGGACGGCCACATTACCCTGGTCAACACCATGACCGGCAGCGTGCTGGACGTGGCCGGCGTGCACGAGAAGTTCGGTGTCGGCCCGGAGCACATCATCGATTTCCTCGCCCTGATGGGCGACAAGGTCGACAACATACCCGGTGTACCTGGCGTTGGCGAGAAGACGGCCGTTGGCCTGTTGACTGGTATCGGCGGTGGTCTCAGCGACCTGTACGCCAACCTGGACAAGGTACCGGCCCTGGCCATCCGTGGCGCCAAGACCCTGCCCGCCAAGTTGGAAGAGCACCGCGACGCGGCGTTCCTGTCCTATGAGCTGGCGACCATCAAGGTCGATGTGCCGCTGGATGTCGAAGTGGACGCGCTGCTGTGCGGCGAGCCGGACCGCGAAGCCCTGCTGGCGTTGTACACCGAGATGGAATTCAAGAGCTGGATCGCTGACATCCAGCGCGAAGCGGCCAAGGCCGGCGATGACATCGCTCAGGTCGAGGAGCCTGCGGCCAAGGTAGAGCCGAAGTACGAGACCATCCTTGACCAGGCCCGCTTCGACGCTTGGGTCGAAAAACTGCGCCAGGCGCCGCTGTTCGCGTTCGATACCGAAACCACCAGCCTCGATGCGCAACAGGCCCAACTGGTCGGCCTGTCGTTCGCGGTCCAAGCGCATGAAGCAGCCTACGTTCCGCTGGCCCATGACTATGAAGGCGCACCTGTTCAACTGGACCGCGAGGCCGTATTGCTGGCCCTGAAGCCATTGCTGGAAGACCCGGCCAAGGCCAAGGTCGGGCAGAACGCCAAGTACGACATCAACATCCTGGCCAATGGCACGCCGGCCATCGAGATGCGTGGCGTCGCCTACGACACGATGCTCGAATCCTACGTGCTCAATTCCACCGCCACCCGCCACGACATGGACAGCCTGGCGCAGAAGTACCTCGACCACACCACCATTGCCTTCGAGGATATCGCTGGCAAGGGCGCCAAGCAGCTCACCTTCAACCAGATCGACCTGGATAAGGCCGGCCCCTATGCCGCCGAGGACGCCGACATCACCCTGCGCCTGCACCAGGCCCTGCAAGTGCGCCTGGCCAAGACCCCGAGCGTGCAGCCGGTACTGATGGACATCGAGATGCCGCTGGTGCCGGTACTGGCCAAGATCGAGCGCCAGGGTGCGCTGGTCGATGCCGCACTGCTGCAAGTGCAGAGCGGTGAGCTGGGGGTGAAGATGGCGGAGCTGGAACAGCGCGCTTATGCCCTGGCCGGTGAGGAATTCAACCTGGGTTCGCCCAAGCAGTTGGGCTCGATCCTCTACGACAAGCTGGGCATGCCGGTATTGAGCAAGACTGCCAAGGGCCAGCCATCCACTGCCGAAGCCGTGCTCGACGAGCTGGCCGAACAAGGCTACCCGCTGCCTGAGGTACTGATGCAGTACCGCAGCCTGAGCAAGCTCAAGAGCACCTACACCGACAAGCTGCCGGGGCAGATCAACCCGCGTACCGGGCGTATCCACACCTCGTACCAGCAGGCGGTGGCCGCCACCGGGCGCCTGTCGTCGAGCGACCCGAACTTGCAGAACATTCCGATCCGTACCGCCGAAGGCCGACGCATCCGCCAGGCCTTCGTTGCCAGCCCGGGCTACACGTTGCTGGCGGCGGACTATTCGCAGATCGAGCTGCGCATCATGGCGCACCTGGCCAAGGATGAAGGCCTGCTGCATGCCTTCCGCAATAACCTGGATGTGCACCGCGCCACTGCTGCCGAAGTCTTCGGCGTCGCCCTGGAGGCGGTCACCACCGACCAGCGTCGCAGTGCCAAGGCCATCAACTTCGGGCTGATCTACGGCATGAGCGCCTTCGGCCTGGCCAAGCAGATAGGCGTCGACCGCAAGCAGTCCCAGGATTACATCGACCGCTACTTCGCACGCTACCCGGGTGTACTGGCCTACATGGAGCGCACCCGCGCCCAGGCTGCCGAACAAGGATTCGTCGAAACCCTGTTCGGCCGTCGCCTGTACCTGCCAGACATCAACGCCAAGAACCCTGCGCTGCGCAAAGGTGCCGAGCGTACGGCGATCAACGCGCCGATGCAGGGGACCGCGGCCGACATCATCAAGCGGGCCATGGTCAACGTCGACAACTGGCTCAGCCAGAGCGGCCTGGATGCGCGTGTCATCCTCCAGGTGCACGATGAACTCGTGCTAGAGGTGCGTGAAGATCTGGTCGATCAGGTGAAAGATGAAATTCGCGGGCACATGAGCAGCGCCGCGCAACTGGATGTGCCGCTGCTGGTCGAAGTAGGTATTGGCGCAAATTGGGACGAAGCTCACTGA
- a CDS encoding homoserine kinase, which produces MSVFTPVTRPELETFLAPYELGRLLDFQGIAAGTENSNFFVSLEQGEFVLTLIERGPSEDMPFFIELLDTLHAADMPVPYAVRDRDGNGLRELCGKPALLQPRLSGKHIKAPNAQHCAQVGELLAHIHLATRDHVIERKTDRGLDWMLASGAELMPRLTAEQVALLQPALDEITAHKTQILALPRANLHADLFRDNVMFEGTHLTGVIDFYNACSGPMLYDIAITVNDWCLDDHGAIDVPRAQALLAAYAALRPFTAAEAELWPEMLRVGCVRFWLSRLIAAESFAGMDVMIHDPSEFEVRLAQRQQVALHLPFAL; this is translated from the coding sequence ATGTCAGTCTTCACCCCCGTGACCCGGCCTGAGCTGGAAACCTTTCTGGCGCCGTACGAGCTGGGCCGTCTGCTCGACTTCCAGGGCATTGCCGCCGGCACCGAGAACAGCAATTTCTTCGTCAGCCTCGAACAGGGGGAGTTCGTCCTGACACTGATCGAACGCGGCCCTAGCGAAGACATGCCGTTCTTCATCGAGCTGCTCGACACCCTGCACGCCGCCGACATGCCGGTGCCCTATGCCGTGCGTGACCGCGACGGTAACGGCCTGCGCGAGCTGTGCGGCAAGCCTGCCCTGCTGCAGCCGCGGCTGTCGGGCAAGCACATCAAGGCGCCGAACGCCCAGCACTGCGCCCAGGTCGGCGAACTGCTGGCGCACATTCACTTGGCTACCCGTGACCATGTCATCGAACGCAAGACTGACCGTGGCCTGGACTGGATGCTGGCCTCCGGCGCCGAGCTGATGCCACGCCTCACCGCCGAACAGGTGGCGCTGCTGCAGCCAGCACTGGACGAGATCACCGCGCACAAGACGCAGATCCTGGCCTTGCCGCGTGCCAACCTGCATGCCGACCTGTTCCGTGACAACGTGATGTTCGAAGGCACTCACCTGACCGGTGTGATCGACTTCTACAATGCCTGCTCCGGGCCGATGCTCTATGACATCGCCATCACCGTGAACGACTGGTGCCTGGATGATCACGGTGCGATCGATGTGCCACGCGCCCAGGCGCTGCTGGCGGCCTACGCGGCGCTGCGGCCATTCACCGCAGCCGAGGCCGAGCTGTGGCCGGAAATGTTGCGGGTCGGGTGCGTGCGTTTCTGGCTGTCGCGCTTGATCGCGGCCGAATCGTTTGCCGGGATGGATGTGATGATCCATGACCCGAGCGAGTTCGAGGTGCGCTTGGCGCAGCGTCAGCAAGTGGCGTTGCACTTGCCGTTCGCGCTCTGA